In the Mauremys mutica isolate MM-2020 ecotype Southern chromosome 13, ASM2049712v1, whole genome shotgun sequence genome, one interval contains:
- the LOC123347358 gene encoding olfactory receptor 14A16-like, with the protein MSNQTTVTEFLLLGFSDVRELQILHVVVFLVIYLATLIGNLLIITAVALDPHLHTPMYFFLINMSIIDLGSISVIVPKSMANSLLNTRSISYAGCIAQVFLFVFFAAANITLLTVMAYDRYVAICQPLHYDKVMNRSACVQMAASAWTSGILFSALNTGSTFSFPFCQSNVINQFFCEIPQLFKLACSDSHLSEVGILGFSACLLLSCFALIIASYVHIFMTVLRIPSEQGRHKTFSTCLPHLTVVSLFFCTGIFAYLKPTSSSASGMDLVMAVLYSIVPPTMNPVIYSLRNKEIKAALRRLNVWTLFTKNNMFVFLP; encoded by the coding sequence atgtccaaccaaaccacagtgaccgagttccttctcctgggattctctgatgtccGAGAGCTGCAGATTTTACATGTTGTGGTGTTTCTGGTGATTTACCTGGCAACCTTAATtgggaatcttctcatcatcacagcTGTAGCTCTCGACCCccatcttcacacccccatgtattttTTCCTGATTAATATGTCCATCATAGACCTTGGATCCAtctctgtcattgtccccaaatccatggccaactccTTATTGAACACTAGGTCAATTTCCTATGCTGGATGCATTGCCCAAGTCTTTCTCTTTGTCTTCTTTGCTGCAGCCAATATCACTTTACTCACTGTCATGGCATATGaccgatatgtcgccatctgccaaccactgcactatgacaAAGTGAtgaacaggagtgcttgtgtccaaatggcagccagtgcctggacaAGTGGCATTCTGTTCTCTGCCCTGAACACTGGAAGCACCTTCAGCTTTCCCTTCTGCCAGTCCAATGTCATcaaccagttcttctgtgaaatcccccagctaTTCAAGCTCGCCTGCTCTGATTCACACCTCAGTGAAGTTGGCATTCTTGGCTTTAGTGCATGCTTGCTATTAAGCTGCTTTGCTTTAATAATTGCGTCATATGTTCACATCTTCATGacagtgctgagaatcccctctgagcagggccggcataaaACCTTCTCCACCTGTCttcctcacctcactgtggtctccTTGTTCTTTTGCACTGGCatctttgcctacctgaaacctACCTCTAGCTCAGCATCAGGGATGGATCTCGTGATGGCTGTTCTGTATTCTATAGTGCCTCCAACAATGAATCCAGtaatctacagcctgaggaacaaggagatcaaagctgcCCTGAGGAGGCTGAATGTGTGGACATTATTTACCAAGAATAatatgtttgtctttctcccataA
- the LOC123348240 gene encoding olfactory receptor 4D2-like, with protein MEQQNLTSTVTEFVLLGLSQSPEIQRCLFIIFFIVYLTTWVGNVTIIITVITEHQLHTPMYFLLANLAFLDVSDSSVTAPKLLLGLLSQHRAISFNECILQMFFFHFFAGAAILVFVLMAVDRYVAIYKPLRYLNIMNEGVCVSLVAGAWMGGLAHSIVQIALVLQLPFCGPNILDNFYCDVPQVIKLACTDTYLVELLMVSNSGMLVIVMFIILLISYTIILVKIKKHVTDGKRKALSTCGTQITVVCLQFIPSTFIYARPFRKFPMDKLASVFFTLITPMMNAMIYTLKNAEMKKAIRKMMRRILFSERKL; from the coding sequence ATGGAACAGCAGAACCTCACTTCCACAGTGACAGAATTTGTCCTTTTGGGACTCTCCCAGAGTCCTGAGATTCAGCGATGCCTCTTCATCATCTTCTTCATAGTGTACCTTACAACTTGGGTGGGAAATGTTACCATCATCATCACAGTGATaactgagcaccagctccacacccccatgtacttcctgCTGGCCAACTTGGCTTTCCTAGATGTCAGCGACTCATCAGTCACTGCTCCCAAATTGCTgttgggtctcctctcccagcacAGAGCCATCTCATTCAATGAGTGCATCCTCCAGATGTTCTTCTTCCACTTCTTTGCTGGTGCTGCTATTTTAGTTTTTGTGTTGATGGCAGTTGATCGGTATGTAGCTATCTATAAACCATTGCGTTACTTGAATATCATGAacgaaggtgtgtgtgtgagcctAGTGGCAGGGGCATGGATGGGTGGATTGGCTCACTCAATTGTTCAGATTGCACTGGTCCTCCAGTTGCCATTCTGTGGTCCAAACATCCTGGATAATTTCTACTGTGATGTCCCACAAGTCATCAAACTGGCCTGCACTGACACCTACTTGGTTGAGTTGCTGATGGTCTCCAACAGCGGGATGCTCGTCATAGTAATGTTCATCATCCTGCTCATTTCATACACCATCATCTTAGTCAAGATAAAGAAACACGTCACAGATGGGAAGCGCAAAGCTCTGTCCACCTGTGGAACCCAGATCACAGTTGTGTGTTTACAATTCATACCTTCCACCTTCATCTACGCTCGGCCCTTCCGGAAATTCCCCATGGACAAGTTGGCCTCAGTCTTTTTCACCCTAATCACCCCAATGATGAATGCAATGATCTACACCCTGAAAAATGCCGAGATGAAAAAAGCCATCAGGAAAATGATGAGAAGAATCCTTTTCTCAGAGAGGAAATTATAA